The window AATGACGTTCAAgccaaatggaaaaaaaaaaaaaaaaaaaactgaaaccAGTTCGGGGAGTtgctaaaaaagaaatttgaacaGATCTCAACGAATGCTTAACACAATTTGCATTGGACTTCCTCTTGAGTTTTCGGACTTAATTCAGCTACAAAATTGCGTAGCTCACCAAGAATGCAAATGCTAGCTTTGAGAGATTTGTTTGAACCGTACAAGGGAAGAAGATTTTTTGTGTGCGGTAATGCTTAAACTCCTACAAGTAAAAGGAGATTTATACTTGAGGATGCTGCATGGTATGATTTGATCTTGGAAGTTGAGAACACTAACTCACAAATCTACATGCCAGAGACTATCGTGGCATTTTGCATGGCCTTATTACATAGTTGAGTCATTGATTCAAAAGCCACGGCACCGCAAAGCTTTGGATAAAGTCCATGAATTGATGTTTAAATTGCAAAGCTTTGAATAATGCTTTGAGTAAAGCCACGGCATTGATAAAGTCCATGAATGGACTTCACTTGGATTGATATTCAAACAATGGATAGTAAGCTTCAGGTGGAGCAATCCGGCCTCGGGAAATTGAGAGCACTAGTACTTGATCAATCACTCACGAAATTGAATTCTATGAAGTTTGATTAATCACTTATGTGCCTATTTGGTCATTGAAGTCTTTGTGCCTATTTGGTCATTGATTAATCACTTATGCGGCTGGCTTCCTACTTAGGTGACTTGATTCACAAAGTTTCGAATTCCAATTTGGCAAGAAAGGAACTTAGGGGAATTAAGGAAAGTCAAAACTTGTCCGTGCAAGTTGTACCCTTCGCAAACAAGTTTTGAGGGGGCATTTGTAggcaatggaattttaattaaattctaaaaattaccattggtctataaaatatttttgtccaatcggatattgccatatggcatttacacttggaaaaattggttattaaatggccaattatgttttgccacgtgtcaaggcgaggtgttccaaatcaattcaaattgcagggatatctccaccaaccaGATCATATTATGTCACATGTCCattggataaatatctaaatatttatttcttattaaagggataatatttagaaatgtttaatccaagtatatctcttatatactgcaatggcCTGGCCAGTAAAATGgcgccacgtcacgtgtccccacAAGTCTAGCCACGAgaaattacttatctctttattaatgaagagataatatttaactggcacagtcctaatatgactgtaCGTCTTGTTAGGCAAGTGGAGTGGTGTACATGATCTCAACCTCCACCTCTTGCTacaactataaatagaggtctctcAACCAAGTTAAGGGGACACAGAGATATCAAGAAGCATCTCATACACTCAAGTATTGAAGCTTCAAGCTACGAAGGTCTGGGTCTCAAAGCTCCTCAAGTCTTCCGCATATCAAGGCTTGAGCCTTCAAGTATTTTCAAAtccttcaaatcttccatatcaagatttgaaggagtcggtggttgatccaagaacaagctacgaagcccttggattggtgttcgaggagaagaatcgaaggaaactCTCCATAAGTTCGAGAAACTTCCAGAGATTGTACCTACATATTTTTCTAAGTTTATATAGtatatatttgtcgtgtatttctttttcttgtcgttttgcagacttgaaattttatcgcgtacaCAACATAAAAGGCATTGAGATCAATACTTAATCgcaaaaaaaaagtcaaaaaatgcCATAACATAGACCAAAAATTCGCAACAGATAGTAAGTATGGTAAAAGAAAAAGACAGAGAACAACaggaaaaacaaagaagaaaccaatggcaagaaaagaaaaaaataagaaaagggtGGCTACaaagaataataaaaattgCGAGAAACACAATCTTCAAGATGCAAAGTTCAGGAGAGTAATAACAGGGGAAAAATGCTCTGTAAATATAGAAGGTTACCTGGAAACAAAGGAGCGAATACAGGCTCAAGGAAACCGCAGTTGAAGGAGAAATTCCTGCCAAAAAGAACAAGATAACTTGAAAGGAGAGCAAATATAGTTCAGTCAAAAGTGGAACGCTTcgacaaaggaaaaaaatgaaaacagaataGATAATGTTCCCGAAAAAGGCCAATGGATTACGAATGGATAAGTTTATCTGAGAACAAAGTAGTCAATGAAGGTTGAAGGCAAGGGCATTTAAAGGGAAAGCCGGCGGGAAAAAAGAGCAAGGTAGCTCAAAGACAAAACATATGTTCTTTGTTACAATGGTAACGTTCATGTCAAAAAAATGCTACACCAGGCTACCCTACGCATTACATGCAGCTAACAAACACATGGTGTGCAAGATAACACGAGCTTGGCTACGCAAAAATGCTGGTGCAGCGCGTACAGATAAAGAACAAACAGTAAGAGGCGAACCCAAAAAAGATACCTGGAAAGCTTAACACAGAGGATAGATGTTCCAAGCAAGGCACCAGGTGTGAGAATACAATGGAAGAGGACAGCCAAGAAAAAACACGCgatgaacaaaagaaaacgtAAGATGAGGACAAACTTTGAAGGAGCAGAAACACATCGACCAAGAAAAGGAGACGATGTGAACGGGCAATGCTGCAGCATTGGAGAAGCGAGCGGTAATAAGATAACCGAGGAAGAACGGATCTGTTCCATAGTCTAAAAGATTGTAAGCCACTGGGTTTTGCCGATCACACGGATACTGAGATAACACAAAAATTGCTAAGTTTCGATAATGGAGAACCTGGATAAAAGCGAGATAGAGACTACCAGCAGCATATACATTTAAAAGGTTCTGACAAGGGAAAGATTCACAGTAGTCTTAACTAAAATTAAACCAAACGCATCCGCAAGAGGAAAACTATTGACAAGGAACAGGTGAAATGTAAAAAGAGCTGACAATAATACCAGTAGAATACAAAAATGTGCAAGTGAAAAAGTAATAGTTATTCTTATTGGAAATAATAAATTCAATAGACAGGAAAAGATTTAGTATAGAGCAAAATAAACGATATTGCATTTtaagaaagaataaaaaaatttagcTGTCAAGCAAAGGTTAGACATAAGGGGCAAGACTAAGCGAACTTAAAAAAAGACACTTGTATAACTACCACAAAAAAATATGGGAAAAAAAGTAGTAATGAAAGGTAATTAGATTGGTATAAAGTTCAGATATCAAACAAGGATGGTGACGAAAAATGTATATGTTtgtttttttaacaaaattacaAACATGTATGAGAAATTATAGGCACGATAGAAAAGAGCAGAAAATTTGTTTGTCGGATCAAAAGTTATCCCGGATAAAACAACGATTAGGTAAAAATTGCAGGGGAGACagtataaaaaattttataggcGGTAAAGCGTTACAGGCAAAGTATATATATGATACCGCTTGATTTAAGTTAATAAAGAGCCAAACAACGAGGGGGGAAAAAGTGTAAGAAGGTCTATTGAATATAGAGGTATCAATAAGAAGGCACTGCATTCACGCCTATAACGGAATAGAAATAAATGTTTAGAGATTCGTATACGGgcgattttttttgtttcgaggTTTGTATACTTATCACAGGTAGAATGaacaaggaaggaaaaaaagggaGGTTCAATAAAAAGGCAAACCAAGTGAAATACGGTGGTACATTATAGTGGTTAAGAAAAATTGTATCAATAAGCCGGACCTTAGTAACGTAACACATAAATTCTGAATTCACGGCACTAAGGGCGCATAAGCTCTAGTCATACGGCACCAAGGGTGCATAAGGTCTTTCCACTTCTCACCAGTCAATTGATTACGCGCGTAGGAGCATGAAAAACGAATCCACACGAATGGGCTAGCAAGGACAAAAGTGTTATTCAAATCTAAAAGGGAGGCGGGGTGGTAGGAAAAATGAAGCTTAGGTCAGCAGGTAAATTGGCAAACCACTTGGGAAAAGTAATCAGCAAGTGTAAGAAATAGGAAGAAATATGGAGAAGACGCAAGGCACAGAACTCATTCGGGGGTGTCCAAGGGAAAATACGTCAGCTATGTTAGCAAGAGCAAGGGCTGGAAGAGAAAAGCTCAAAAATGAATTGCAGGACACACATAAATCTGTGAATACATAAGCTAACATTTGGTCGAACTTGTTTAATGGCCAAACATATGTATACGCCTCTTGTACCAAAAAACACTCGAAATCATAAAATTAATGGAATCTATTGGATTCTGTGGAAGAGCCAGAGCAGCTCAACATGCATATAACAACATCAGGAAATGTAATTAAACAAAGCCACGATAAAACCACCATAAACATCCATTAAAATAAAATCCATTCATTACAAACCATAAGGCTTAACAGGCAAGAAATACCCAACAAGACGGCTACTCCCATTACACGGCCAGAAGCTGTAAATCCAACAACTAAAAACAGCAAAACccaaccatgagatacaaacaTAAGACAAAGCAACGCAACAGGCTACAAGGGTGCCAATTAAGATAATAAGCTAAACACTGTCTCCAAAAGGTATGTACTGAGAAGAGGCACTTCCGGAAACAGGGTAACAAGCAACAATAGTGTAGCGAGTAAATTTTTCTGTTCTGATCATCCTGGACGAATGTTTAAGGTAACACAACAGTTCCTTTCCATCTAGACGACGAGACACAcgttttgaaatttcaaaagtCTGTACAAAATCAATATGTTGTAAAGTTGAGCGAATAAACAAAACGGACAGTAAAAGCAAAGCCATGAGCGCCTGAAAATAGAAGAACAACACCAATAAAACGAAACAGACATCACCTCATCCTCAGAAACGCGATACATATCAGTAGCACTTAGGCAGATAAGTTTCTCAGCTTCTGGGCCCAAGGCAATAACATTAACGTAACCAGTACTGTTGAACACCGTAAGACGAACCCATGCCCTATCAGACAACACATGATATACAACAAGGTTAAAACATAAGCACAAGCAACTGCATATTAATAACATAGAAACATACACAAAGGCAATAGACTAAGAAATTACCTAGGGAACTCATGCATTCCCTGACCACAACTCAGGCATATGATCCCCAAAGTGGATGAAAATTCATACAGTTCATAACAGTGGGGACAGGCCATATGCCAAAACCAAGCCGAAGGCCATGCAATTTCAACACGGCCCTTAATCCAAAAAGTCCCCTGGTCCTAGAAACAACAAAAGCGCAGCTGAGCAGGGGCCAAAAAAGAACGTAAATAGAGGCATAAACAAAATAAGCATAATAAAAGGAGTAAAAAATCACAATACCCCGGCAGTAACGGATCTGGACTCGGATACAAGATTAGAAATCATTGTTAGTGTCGCGTCACGAACAGGGGGTAATAGAATGCACGGATCACGGTAGGCCATATCATCAAAAACCATACGAACCAGCTCTGATACATTAGCATTAGACCTACACGAACAAAGTAGCTTTGTGCATAcgaaaaagttcaaaaaaagataaaaataaataaatagacaATGGCTACCAATCATCAAGTTTTTTTGTTTCAAGAACAGCAGGAGCAACAATGATAACAGAGGATGGCTGAGTTGAGAGAGACAGGTCTGAAAAAAATAGAACAGAAAAAGCACGGCTAAGGAAAGAAACCACAGAGGGGAGGAAAAAACACAACGGACAGGGAATCGTACAATTCTGCGTGATAACCCTGACCCTCACAGCAATAATAATCGGCATGGACGCCATTAATTCATCAATAGCACGACCCTCAATAGCCTCGTAATCATCCCACAAAGTCAGCACCACTGGGCGCTTACTGCATGCATCAAATACAGAAGCAGAACAAATTTTAAGTAAGAAGCAAAGAGTATCACATGGGAAGCTCTTGTTTGGGAGGGAAACAATTGCTAAACAATTATGAAAGGGATTGTGCTTGAGAGGGAAAAACTAACCTTTGGTCTACTATAATATAATCTCTGCCATATCGCTTGTTTCCTCCAAAACACACATCCCGCGGAGGCAATGCATGGATAACAACTCCTATGACATCTGCGTTAAAACCATAAATGAACACAGCCAGGAACAATCAAATAGCAAGGGAGGAAAGAAAACGCTAAACATGTAAACAAAGGGATTAACTTATAAGAGTATCCGTGTCAGCCATAAAGTGGAAGTACTGAAAAGAGCGCAATTCAAAATAGAAAGGAAGAGCCAATTCCTCTGAGGCAGCAGACTCTTCAGTAATAGTTCCCTCATTGATAACCCAGTAAAAGGAATACAGGCCCGTTCCAACAAGTTCAGGAATCTCATGCACCTCTGCATTTGATATGTAGTACTTTCTAAATGGCAAAAGAAGGCCATCAACAATAATAACAGCATCGTCAAAGACAACCGTAGAGACCTTGATACCCTATCCACAAGGGGGGAAACACCTCAGGAGAGATTCAAttagcaacaaaaaaaaaacacaaccaACACAATAGAAGGAGGGAAGGCAGGATCAATCTAGATGGCTCTAACCTGAAAGTCACCAAATTGAAACCGATGAAAGGACCTCGATAAATCCCCATCTCGAGCAATCTTTACACGATCAGTTTCGATAACTTGAACCAGCACAGTCCAATCAATCGAAGACTTATCAACTCGTGATATGCGCACAGGGCCAGTAGCCATTTCTTAGAGAACACGGGAAAAACCAGGAACAAAACATTAGTCAAGGAAAATGGTTCGTAATCAGCAAGGCTAATAGAAATGTACGAAGAACAGATAGATGTACAAAAAGCCGAGGGAATCAAAAGGAAATTTCAATGTGTTGATAGAAactttaaaaaggaaaaagggggaTATGCTGAAATTCCTCGGCCTTCATGTGTTGATATGTTGAAATTTCAACACATACAAGAAGGCAAGGGAAAAAACATCAACGCATCTACACCAAGGCCATCGTGGGCAAAACTGGCAAAGTCCCCCCACTCCATGGCAAAACTGGCAGGAAAAAGGAGTTCTAGCTAACTTGCACGTTCATTTTTTTGCTAAATAAGCATTACTTCAAAATAACACATGCATGCCACGGGAAAGGAACGTACAGGAAGCAAAGGCTATTGGAAAAGAGAAACAAAGACCCAAGGGAAAACAGAATTGAAATCAACAGGGGAAAAGAACAGAACTATGACGCCGTGCAGGTCTCAACAATTAACGGCAGCATTACTCCCTTACAgcataataaaaaaaaggaaataattaACGGCAGCAAAGAACATTGACCAACTCAAAAGAATAAGGGCGAGACACAGCATTGTAAAAGCATCAAAGTAAACACCATGGCCAACAATAAATTGCAGCGTAAAATAGGgcgaaagaaaaaacaaaacgCACCAGCAAAAGAAGGCCGAAGAGACCGAGTAATTACAGCataattaaaaaaaggaaataattaACGGTAGCAAAGAACATTGACCAACTCAAAAGAATAAGGGCGAGACACACCATTGTAAAAGCATCAAAGTAAACACCATGGCCAACAATAAATTGCAGCGTAAAATAGGgggaaagaaaaagcaaaacgCACCAGCAAAAGAAGGCCGAGGAGACCGAGCTTAAAACACACGAAGAAGACGCAACCGAGCTCGCAATAAAGCTGGGCAGGGAATCCGGCCAGAGGaaggagctcaaaaagggggaCGGGTTTAAgggcaaaaaaaatttcaaaaagcGGGAGCGAAAGAAGCAAATGAGAAAACTGTAGGGAAAAAGGGCACAGCCAACCCGTGTCGGGATTCGGAGGAAGACACAGGCGTAATGAATCACGCCAATTACCATTCTTGACAAAATTTTGCTGGCAGCTTCGAACAATGTAGCTATCAGAGCCTGGAAAGCAATGGAAGTGGTACGGCCATTAATTCGAAAGCAGAAAAGCAGAAAACCCATGGAGCACGCTAATTACCATTTTTGACAAAGCTTTGCTGCCAACTCCGAAAGCTGTGAGAGACGGGAAAGGAAAGGAAGTGGTTCGGGCATTAATTCGAAAGcagaaaagtagaaaacccaCGGGCCACCCAATTACCCGAACCATTGCAATGGAGCATCCGGAGAAGCGCGAACTTGCAAAACTCACGCGAGCAGGACATGACGACGACGAAACCTCTTGGCACGTTGTATGTTATGTtgatatatatgtatgtatgcatgcatgtatgtatgtatgtaggtatatatgtatatattatagtATAAAAATGACATCTATATGGGAGTTGGAGTGACAATGCCTTTATGGAACTAATTCAAACATTCAAGTAAGGCTAAGATTCTATATCACGTAAAAAATCCAAAGGCAAATAGGGAGCGACAAAATATTTCACGACTGATAGTATGAGACATGTACTGCAAGTCACCGAATTATTATATCATATTATAGGTTTAGTCGTCCATGCCTTAAACTAGTGCAAAAGGTTGTATTGGCGGTGGATGTTGGGACGGTAGTAGCATAGGATTTGGTGATGCTTTGCTGCCTGAGCCAACTAGATAGGAAATTGGTTACTGGGTAGTTGTTTTTCTTTCAGATCTTTAAGAATTGAGTGAAACTACAAAGTTAGTTTCTGGACCTTGGTGGACTGCTTCAGTTGCAACTTTTAGTCATGATATGTAATGATTTATTTGGATGACTTTTAtatactgacagtatatacactatcatcgttaGATTCATGATATATGTGcaaaaattagattttaaattcaaattttacatagttatTATCCATCCAagactgatagtgtatacactgtcagtgtaggaaagatttatTTGGATGACTTTTAGTTGCAACTTTTTGTTATGACACGTGCATGGGTTTAAACAGCATAATCTTGCGCTTTCCTTAACCACCAAAAAGTTTTTTTGAAGGAACTTTGGGGAGGAGGAAATCAATTAACATCAGTGACCTTGTTAATATTCTTTACAAACAAGAAATATATGATGGTTTCTATGAAAACAAGGTCTCTATGACTTGtcgttttatttttttttctcccatTGACTAGGCATAAAAAAGGCCTCCAATGTTTTCAGAAATGCATGGTTTGTAGAAATTGATTATGCATCTCTCCCTTTTGTAAACAAGTTTCTTAGCGTCCCAAAACTATAGGAACAAAATGCATATAATGATCTCGGTAAAAACTGAGACAGATCAAAAGTGCATTTTTGAGCACTAGATATTCGTAAAAAGTTGAGACGAAGTTCATAATTTATGAATAGGGTAATAGATGGAAATCTTTATTAAGCAGGTGTAAATAAGAGATTTTGAGATTAAGTTCCCTCGcttacagaaaaaaaaaagataataaatCTAAAGAACTTTAGAAGAAACCCTTGAATGCACTCGAGGAAACGTTGATGAATTCAAGTGACAGCTCACGAAATTTAAATTGCTAAAAAATGCTCATTAATTGGTGGAAATTATTTCAATTGTGTAAATGAACCTTCAAAGGTAAACAATTATTAGTCAACATATGCGAGTGCaatgtaataaaaatttaattattagTCAAACTAATTTATGAAAATTAAGTTATGCTTGTAAACAAATAATTCTTTTAACAAGATAATTACATTTTAGAGGTAAGATTATAGATTTTATGTCATTCTTTTCTCTAAATAGCTATAGTTATAATTAGTTACCATAACCATAAGCAAttaatgtatcaaatttaggtGTAATGACATTTGGTGGTTGTATAATGATGGGTTCTTCTAATAGTGTCTAGTGCATACTCGTTGATATCTAACATAATATGTGAACGCATATACTAAAAATTAATAACTTTCTGTGcacatatatatttttctcGATTTAACGtcactttttcaaaaaattaacaCCTTAAAATGA is drawn from Coffea eugenioides isolate CCC68of unplaced genomic scaffold, Ceug_1.0 ScVebR1_170;HRSCAF=683, whole genome shotgun sequence and contains these coding sequences:
- the LOC113755763 gene encoding uncharacterized protein LOC113755763: MASMPIIIAVRVRVITQNYLSLSTQPSSVIIVAPAVLETKKLDDWSNANVSELVRMVFDDMAYRDPCILLPPVRDATLTMISNLVSESRSVTAGDQGTFWIKGRVEIAWPSAWFWHMACPHCYELYEFSSTLGIICLSCGQGMHEFPRAWVRLTVFNSTGYVNVIALGPEAEKLICLSATDMYRVSEDETFEISKRVSRRLDGKELLCYLKHSSRMIRTEKFTRYTIVACYPVSGSASSQYIPFGDSV
- the LOC113755762 gene encoding uncharacterized protein LOC113755762, with translation MATGPVRISRVDKSSIDWTVLVQVIETDRVKIARDGDLSRSFHRFQFGDFQGIKVSTVVFDDAVIIVDGLLLPFRKYYISNAEVHEIPELVGTGLYSFYWVINEGTITEESAASEELALPFYFELRSFQYFHFMADTDTLIS